One part of the Paramormyrops kingsleyae isolate MSU_618 chromosome 2, PKINGS_0.4, whole genome shotgun sequence genome encodes these proteins:
- the LOC111838321 gene encoding programmed cell death 1 ligand 1-like isoform X1 gives MKTVILLLFFLLSNSKALFTVEMSPNYLAELHENVTMECRFPPGDGKAVLSVFWERLSPPPRVEVYKMVDGRKDVDSQDPQFRGRVQLQDELTKGRALLQISDVKINDSGTYQCLVEMGAGDYKQTALTVQASYRNITATALQGCSLSPTPLLLQCQAAGFPKARVQWTDTSSSVLPASRTNTSHTMTQDGLYIVTAQVKVNGSCGEIYNCSYITKHSVTSAFIHLSAPSFPKISTLSVILMLGGALLGMALCVSLGLIFKKRGFGRLQGRKQIYVRRRAFFEHRRTHGKS, from the exons ATGAAGACGGTGattttgctgctgttctttcTCCTCAGCAATTCCAAAG CACTCTTCACAGTGGAGATGAGTCCGAACTACCTGGCCGAATTACATGAAAATGTTACGATGGAGTGTCGATTTCCACCTGGAGATGGGAAAGCAGTCCTGTCTGTGTTCTGGGAACGCCTTAGTCCCCCGCCACGCGTGGAGGTCTACAAAATGGTCGACGGGAGGAAGGACGTTGACTCGCAGGATCCCCAGTTTAGGGGGAGGGTGCAGCTACAGGATGAGCTCACAAAGGGACGGGCTCTGTTACAAATCTCTGATGTCAAGATTAATGATTCTGGAACATACCAGTGTCTGGTAGAGATGGGAGCTGGTGACTACAAGCAGACTGCCCTCACTGTTCAAG CCTCTTACAGGAACATCACAGCCACAGCTCTGCAGGGCTGCTCGCTCTCACCCACCCCACTCCTGCTGCAGTGCCAGGCTGCAGGGTTCCCAAAGGCCCGAGTACAATGGACCGACACCTCCAGTAGCGTGCTGCCGGCTTCCCGGACCAACACCAGCCACACAATGACTCAAGATGGGCTTTACATTGTGACAGCTCAAGTAAAAGTCAACGGCAGCTGCGGGGAGATATATAACTGCAGCTACATAACCAAACACAGTGTGACATCAGCGTTTATCCACCTATCAG ctCCATCCTTCCCAAAGATTTCGACCTTGTCTGTCATATTAATGCTAGGTGGTGCTTTATTGGGGATGGCTCTGTGTGTATCACTGGGGCTGATATTTAAGAAACGGGGATTTGGGCGACTCCAAG GCAGAAAGCAAATTTATGTTAGGAGGAGGGCTTTTTTTGAACACCGCAG GACACATGGAAAGTCTTGA
- the LOC111838321 gene encoding programmed cell death 1 ligand 1-like isoform X2 → MKTVILLLFFLLSNSKALFTVEMSPNYLAELHENVTMECRFPPGDGKAVLSVFWERLSPPPRVEVYKMVDGRKDVDSQDPQFRGRVQLQDELTKGRALLQISDVKINDSGTYQCLVEMGAGDYKQTALTVQASYRNITATALQGCSLSPTPLLLQCQAAGFPKARVQWTDTSSSVLPASRTNTSHTMTQDGLYIVTAQVKVNGSCGEIYNCSYITKHSVTSAFIHLSAPSFPKISTLSVILMLGGALLGMALCVSLGLIFKKRGFGRLQGHMESLEKGSREDELQRL, encoded by the exons ATGAAGACGGTGattttgctgctgttctttcTCCTCAGCAATTCCAAAG CACTCTTCACAGTGGAGATGAGTCCGAACTACCTGGCCGAATTACATGAAAATGTTACGATGGAGTGTCGATTTCCACCTGGAGATGGGAAAGCAGTCCTGTCTGTGTTCTGGGAACGCCTTAGTCCCCCGCCACGCGTGGAGGTCTACAAAATGGTCGACGGGAGGAAGGACGTTGACTCGCAGGATCCCCAGTTTAGGGGGAGGGTGCAGCTACAGGATGAGCTCACAAAGGGACGGGCTCTGTTACAAATCTCTGATGTCAAGATTAATGATTCTGGAACATACCAGTGTCTGGTAGAGATGGGAGCTGGTGACTACAAGCAGACTGCCCTCACTGTTCAAG CCTCTTACAGGAACATCACAGCCACAGCTCTGCAGGGCTGCTCGCTCTCACCCACCCCACTCCTGCTGCAGTGCCAGGCTGCAGGGTTCCCAAAGGCCCGAGTACAATGGACCGACACCTCCAGTAGCGTGCTGCCGGCTTCCCGGACCAACACCAGCCACACAATGACTCAAGATGGGCTTTACATTGTGACAGCTCAAGTAAAAGTCAACGGCAGCTGCGGGGAGATATATAACTGCAGCTACATAACCAAACACAGTGTGACATCAGCGTTTATCCACCTATCAG ctCCATCCTTCCCAAAGATTTCGACCTTGTCTGTCATATTAATGCTAGGTGGTGCTTTATTGGGGATGGCTCTGTGTGTATCACTGGGGCTGATATTTAAGAAACGGGGATTTGGGCGACTCCAAG GACACATGGAAAGTCTTGAAAAAGGCAGTAGGGAAGATGAATTACAGAGACTGTAA